In Aquipuribacter nitratireducens, the genomic stretch GACGTACGGGCCACGGCCACCGCAGGCTCTCTCGTCGGCTCCACGAGCACGGGGGCCGAGGCATGAGGGTCCCGCTCGAGGAGCACCGCTACGGCGACCACCCCGTCGTCCTCCCCCCGGAGGACCCGACGGCGCTGGACGGGGCGGACGTCAGCCGCGAGACGCGCCTGCGGCTGTACCGGCTGCTGCAGGAGCTCCGCCAGTTCGAGAAGCGCGCGTACGACCTGTTCATGCAGGGCCTCGTCAAGGGCACGTCGCACCTGTCGCTCGGCATGGAGGCCGTCGCCGCCGGCTTCGGCGCCGCGATGCGCGAGGACGACTACACCTTCGCGACCTACCGCGGGCACGCCCACACCCTCGCGCGCGGCGTCCCGATGGAGCCGGTGCTCGCCGAGCTGCTCGGCCGGGCCAACGGCCTGATGTCCGGCAAGGGCGGCTCCATGCACCTCACGAGCGTCGAGCACGGCGTCATGGGCTCCTACGCGATCATCGGCGCGCACCTCACGATCGCGAACGGCGCGGCGTGGTCCGCGCAGTACCGCGGCAGCGGCCAGGTCGCGGTCTGCTTCTTCGGCGACGGCACGACGAACATCGGGGCGTTCCACGAGGCCCTCAACTACGCCGCCGTCTTCGCCCTGCCGGTCGTCTTCGTCTGCGAGAACAACCTCTACATGGAGTACACGGCCATCCGCGACATCACCGCGGTCGAGCGTCCCGCCGCGGACCGCGCCTCCGCGTACGGGCTGGAACCCGTCGCGGTCGACGGCAACGACGCCGACGCCTGCTACCTCGCCGCGACCGACGCCCTCGAGCACGCCCGGTCCGGGAAGGGCCCCGTCCTCGTCGAGGCGCTCACCTACCGTCACGGCGGGCACTCCCGGGCCGATCCCGGCAAGTACAAGCCGCCGGGCGAGCTCGAGGCGTGGCTCGCCTACGACCCCCTGACGGTGTACCGGGGCCGCCTCGAACGGCTCGGGGTCGCAACGGAGGACATCGAGCCCATCGACCGGGAGGTCGCCGCCGCGGTCGACACCGCCACCGAGGCCGCGAAGGCCGGCCCCCTGCCGGACCCGGGCTCCGCCTTCACCGACGTGTACGCCGACGGAGGCCACTCATGGCGCAACTGAGCTACCGGGAGGCCGTCGCGCGCGGCATCGCCCAGGAGATGGCGCGCGACGAGCGCGTCGTCCTCATCGGCGAGGACGTCGCCGGAGCCGGCGGCGTCTTCAAGACGACCGGCGGTCTGCTCGACCGGTTCGGGCCCCGCCGCGTCATCGACACCCCGATCGCCGAGCAGGCGATCCTCGGAGCCGCGATGGGTGCGGCGATGACGGGCCTGCGGCCGGTCGCCGAGATCATGTTCTCGGACTTCTTCGCCGTCTGCTGGGACCTCGTCGTCAACGAGATGGCGAAGACCCGGTACATGACGGACGGGCAGGTCACCCTCCCCCTCGTCGTGAAGAGCGGCAACGGTGGCGGCCTGCGCTTCGGCGCCCAGCACTCGCAGTCCATCGAGAACTGGGCGATGGCCGTCCCCGGCCTCAAGGTCGTCACGCCGTCCACTCCCGAGGACGTCGTCGGCCTCATGGCCGCCGCGGTCCGCAGCGACGACCCCGTCCTGTTCTTCGAGCACAAGGGCCTCTACTCGAGCAAGGCGGACGTCCCCGAGGGCGAGATCGTCGACGAGCTCGGTACCGCGAAGGTCCGGCGTCCCGGCCGCGACGCCACCGTGCTCGCGCTCGGGCTCATGGTGCCGCGGGCGCTCGCCGCGGCGGAGGCGCTCGCGGCGCGCGGCATCGACGTCGAGGTCGTCGACGTCCGCTCCCTCGTCCCCCTCGACACCGCGACGATCCTCGCCTCCGTCGGGCGCACGGGTCGGCTGTTCACGGTCGAGGAGAACCCGCGGCTGCTCGGCTGGGGTGCGGAGATCGTGTCCATCGTCGGGGAGGAGGCGTTCTGGGACCTCGACGGGCCGATCGTCCGCATCACCACCCCGCACGTGCCGCTGCCGTCCGCGGACTCCCTCGAGGACCTCGTCCTGCCGTCGGCGGAGCGGATCGAGCAGGAGATCGCGAAGGCGCTGGGCGAGTGAGCACCGCGACCGCGCCGCCGCCCGCCCGAACGGCGCGAGGTGGCCCCGGGCCGGGCGGACGTCCCTGGCGGCACCGGGACAGCCCCCGGGTCCGCCGTCTGGCCCGGGAGCACGGGGTCGACCTGTCGCAGCTGCAGCCCTCGGGACGAGGTGGTCGGGCGAGCGCCGACGACGTCCTGGCCGTCGCGCGCCGCTCTCCGTCGTCGGACGTGGCCCCTGGTGCGACGCGGGGCGAGGGAGTGGCCGCGATGCTCACAGCGCGCGCCACGATCGACCTCGCCCGGCTGCTCGGGACGGACCCCGGCGTCCCGCTCGGCCCTGGGGACGCGGACGAGTGCCTCGTCCGGCTGCTGCACCTCGTGCTCGGCGCGCGAGGCGCGGCCGGGCACCGCGACGGGGCGGTCGGCGTGCTGCCCCGGTACGGACCCGGCGGCAGCGACAGCCCCGGTGTCGTCGAGGACCCGTCCGGCCTGTCCCTGGACGGCCTTCGCCGTGCCGTCGCCTCGTCCCGGCCCGGCAGCGCGCCCGTCACCGTCGTCGTCGCCGGTCCCCGCCCCGACGGTCCCGAGGCGGACCCCCTGGCGGTCCCGGCCGGTGCCGCTCTGACGGTGGCTCTCGGCAGCCCGGTCCGACGACCCGTCGTCGCCCGTGACCCCGACGGAGCCGAGGTCCTGTCCATCCGTACGCACAGCGAGGTGTCCGTGACGTACGTGGTCCCCGCCACCAGCGGCGACGAGGTGGCGTCGTTGCTGCACGAGGTCCACCGACGCCTGGAGGCAGCATCATGAGCACCGCGACGGTGCACGACGTCATCACGAGCGAGGACGAGGCCCGCGCCCTCGGGCTGGCGGCCGACGGGCTCTGGATCGCCGGGGAGGTCGTCGCCGCCCGGTCCGGTGCGACGATGCCGGTCGACGACCCCGCGACGGGCCGGCCCCTCGCCGACGTCGCGGACGCCGACGAGCAGGACGCGACCACCGCGCTCGACCACGCCGTCGAGGTCGCGGACACCTGGGCGCGGACGCCGCCGCGCGAGCGCGGGGAGATCCTCCGGCGCGCCTACGAGCTCGTGACGCAGCGTGCGGACGACCTCGCGCTGCTCATGACCCTGGAGATGGGAAAGCCCCTGGCGGAGGCCCGTGGGGAGGTCGCGTACTCCGCGGAGTTCCTGCGCTGGTTCTCCGAGGAGGCGGTCCGGGTCGCCGGACGCTGGTCGACGTCGCCGGACGGCGCCACGCGCCTGCTCACGATGAAGCGCCCGGTGGGGCCGACGCTCATGGTGACGCCGTGGAACTTCCCGCTCGCGATGGGCGCACGCAAGATCGGTCCCGCCGTCGCCGCCGGTTGCACCATGGTCGTCAAGCCCGCCTCGCAGACGCCGCTGTCGATGTACGCCCTCGCTCGGCTGCTGCAGGAGGCGGGACTGCCGGACGGCGTCCTCAACGTCGTCACCACGCGGCGCAGCGGAGCGGTCGTCGGGTCCCTGCTGAAGGACAGGCGCCTGCGGAAGCTGACGTTCACCGGCTCGACCGAGGTGGGTCGCGTGCTCGTCGAGCAGTCGGCCCGCAACCTGCTGCGGGTGTCGATGGAGCTCGGCGGCAACGCGCCCTTCCTCGTCATGGCCGACGCCGACCTCGACGCCGCCGTCGACGGCGCGATGGTCGCCAAGATGCGGACTATGGGGGAGGCGTGCACGGCAGCCAACCGCTTCCTCGTCCACGCCTCCGTCGCGGAGGACTTCGCGTCACGCCTCGCGCACCGGATGTCACGGCTGCGCGTGGGTCGGGGCACCGATCCCGGCGTGCAGGTGGGTCCCCTGATCGACGGCCGGTCCCGCGACGACGTCGACGCCCTCGTCCAGGACGCGCGGGACACCGGCGCCGACGTCCTCACCGGCGGGGAGCCGTTGCCGGGCGCGGGCTCCTTCTACGCCCCGACCGTCCTGTCGGGCGTGGCGCCGGGGACCCGGCTCCTCGAGGAGGAGATCTTCGGCCCCGTCGCACCGGTCGTGCCCTTCGACACCGTCGAGGACGCGCTCGAGACGGCCAACGGGACCGACTACGGCCTCGTCGCGTACGCGTACACGCGTGACCTCTCCCTCGCGCTGCGACTGTCGGAGGAGCTCGACACCGGGATGGTCGGGATCAACCAGGGCCTGGTGTCGAACCCCGCCGCGCCGTTCGGCGGCGTCAAGCACTCCGGCTTCGGTCGGGAGGGTGGTCCGGAGGGGATCGAGGAGTACCTCGAGACCCGGTACGTCGGCATCAAGCCGTAGCTGTCGACCCCGGCCGGTCCGAGCCGTCCCGGACGTGGCACGGCGACCGCCCGGGTCGTGGGCGGTCGCCGTGGGTCCGTCGGAGCGGTCGACGTCAGTCGTCGTCCGGCTCGTCCTCGGGCTCGTCACCGATGACGGTGAAGTCCTCGTCGAGGTGGACGTCGACCTCGCCGCCGTCCGGCAGCGTGACCTCGACCTCGTAGTAGCCCTCCTCGTCGCCCACCTCGGTGTCGGTGACCTCGCCACCGCCGGTGTGCTCGAGCGCGGCCTCGGACGCCTGCTCGAGGGCGTCGCCGGTGATGGGCTGCTCCGTGCCGTCGTCGTCGCTCACCGCGACGGCGACCCCCGTGCTGGCGCCGGCGACCGCGAGGGCCGCGACCCCGCCGATGATCCACGTGGTCCTGCGTCGCATGTGGGGCTCCTTCCCGCCGGGCCACCTGCCCGGGCGTGGTCCCACGATGCGCTCGTCCGGCTGACCGCCCGCTGAACGACGCGGTCCGTGCGCTACGGCTCGACGACCGCCGGGAGCCGCACCTCGACGCGCGCGCCGCCGAGCGGGCTCGTCCCGAGGCGCACCGAGCCGCCGTGGGACGTGACGACCTGTCGGACGATCGCCAGACCGAGCCCGGTCCCCCCGGCGGCGCGACCGCGGCCGGCGTCGAGCCGCACGAACCGCTCGAAGACGCGCTCCCGGTCGCCGGCGGGCACGCCCGGACCGTCGTCGTCGACGACGAGCACGACCTCGTCGGACTCCTCCCGAAGGGCCGGCCGCACGGTGGTGCCGGTGTTCCGCACGGCGTTGTCGAGGAGGTTGCCGACGACGCGGCGCAGTGCGTCCTCGTCGCCCTGCACTCGACCCGCGGACACCTCCGACACGTCGAACACCACGCCGCTCGAGGCGCGCGCCCGCGCGGCCTCGGCGAGCACGACGTCGTCGAGGTCGACCACCGCCAGCGACGTGCCGGCCGCGGACTCGTCGGCGCGCGCCAGCAGGAGCAGGTCGTCGACGAGCCGCTGCAGCCGGCGTGCCTCCTCGGCGACGTCGCGCCCGAGCTCCTCCGCGGACGTGCGCCCCGGGTACGTGTGGGCGACCTCCGCGTGCTGCCGCAGCGAGGCGACGGGGGAGCGCAGCTCGTGGGCGGCGTCGGCGACGAAGCGCTGCTGCCGCTGCCGGCCCGCCTGGAGACGGTCGAGCATGCGGTTCACCGTCGTGGCGAGGCGCGCCACCTCGTCCGTCGTGGCGGGGACGGGCACCCGCCGCTGCAGCCGGTCGTCGCCGATCGCGTCGGCCTCACGCCTGATGGCGGTGACCGGCGCGAGCGCGCGCCCGACGAGGACCCACGTCGTCGCCCCGACCACCACGACGAGCAGCGGGCCACCGGCGGCCAGCAGGACGGTGACGAGCCGGGTCGACGCGAGGATGTCGTCGACCTCGCGCCCCACGAGCACCGTGGCCGCGGAGCCGTCGGCCGTCGCCGGTACCGCGACGACGAGGAGCTCGTCGTCGAGCTCGCCCCCGCCCGGCAGGTCGTCGACCACCGCCGCACCCTCCGCCCCCGCCGGTCGCAGCGCCGGGAGGGACCGCCCGAGCGGCGACGCGGCGACCACACGACCCGACCGGTCCACCACCTGCACGACGAGGTCGTCGCCCTCGCGCTGGGGGGTGACGGCCTGGACCGGGTCCGCACCAGCGGCGAGCGACGCCGCGACCGAGGCCGCCCGCACCTCCGCGGTGCTGCGTGCGCCGTCGAGCAGGGTGGTCCGCAGCGCGAGGACGAGCGCGACACCCCCGACCGTCATGGCGAGACCGACGACGAGCACCGCGGCCGCCGTGGTCCGCACCCGCACCCCGGCGACCCGGGTCCACCACCTGAGCACGTCAGGCCCCGTCGGTGCCGTCGGTGCCGTCCGCGGAGAGCCGGTACCCGGCGCCTCGCAGCGTCTGCAGGCTCGAACGGCCGAAGGGCCGGTCGACCTTGTTCCGGAGCCGGCGGAGGTACACCTCGACGATGTTCGGGTCGATCTCGACGTAGGGGTCCCACACCTCGTCGAGCAGCTCCCGCTTCGTCACGACGCGACCCGCACGGCGCATGAGGTGCTCGAGCACGGCGTGCTCGCGCGCCGTCAGACGCACCTCGGTACCGCCGCGCCACACGGTGCGGGCGGCCGGGTCCATGCGGAGGTCCCCCACGGCCAGCTCGTCCGGCTCGTCACTCGTGCGCCGTCGAAGCAGGGCCCGCAGCCGGGCGACGAGGACCGCGTGCGAGAACGGCTTGGTGAGGAAGTCGTCGGCGCCGGTCTCGAGCGCCGTCACCTCGTCGCGTTCCCCCTCGCGTGCGGTGAGGACGAGGACCGGTGTGTCGAGGCCGGCGGCGCGCAGGGCCGAGCAGACCCGGTACCCGTCGAGGCGGGGAAGCATGAGGTCGAGGACGATCGCGGCGTGCTCGCCGGCGAGCCCCAGCCGCAGGCCCTCGGAGCCGTCGGCGGCGACGTCGACCGCGAACCCCTCGGCCTCCAGGCCCTCGCGGAGACCGTCGGCCAGGTGCGGCTCATCCTCGACGACGAGCAGCCTCACGAGCGCCACCGACACCGCACGCGTCGATGGTGCCGGGCGACGGGCGACGGGTCATCCGGTCGCACACCGCTCTTGTGCTATACCCCCGGGGGGTATATACATCTGCCAGTCGCCCGAGCGGGCGGCGCCGGCCCGAGGAGGCAGCCATGTCGGCACAGGGAACCGTCGAAGAGCCCGTCGTCCACCACCACGAGCCGTCGGGCGGTGACTCACCGGGCTCCGGCCACGCGACCCGTCCCGCCCACGCCGATCACGGCGACCACGGCGACCACGGCGACCACGCCGCGGCCTTCCGGGACCGCTTCTGGGTCGTGCTCGCCCTCACCGTCCCCGTCGTCGTGTGGTCGCACCACGTCCAGGGGCTGCTCGGCTACACGGCGCCGGCGGTCCCGCTCCAGGAGTGGATCGGCCCGGTGCTCGGCTCCGTCGTCTTCTGGTGGGGAGGGTGGCCCTTCCTCAGCGGCGGCTGGTCCGAGCTGAGGTCCCGCCGCCCCGGGATGATGCTTCTCATCAGCCTCGCGATCACCGTCGCGTACGTGAGCTCGACGGCCACCGCGCTCGGTCTCTTCGCCCAGGAGGTGTGGTGGGAGCTCGCGCTCCTCATCGCCGTCATGCTCCTGGGCCACTGGGTCGAGATGCGCGCGGTCGGTCAGGCGCAGGGGGCGTTGTCCGCGCTGGCCGACCTCCTG encodes the following:
- a CDS encoding thiamine pyrophosphate-dependent dehydrogenase E1 component subunit alpha; amino-acid sequence: MRVPLEEHRYGDHPVVLPPEDPTALDGADVSRETRLRLYRLLQELRQFEKRAYDLFMQGLVKGTSHLSLGMEAVAAGFGAAMREDDYTFATYRGHAHTLARGVPMEPVLAELLGRANGLMSGKGGSMHLTSVEHGVMGSYAIIGAHLTIANGAAWSAQYRGSGQVAVCFFGDGTTNIGAFHEALNYAAVFALPVVFVCENNLYMEYTAIRDITAVERPAADRASAYGLEPVAVDGNDADACYLAATDALEHARSGKGPVLVEALTYRHGGHSRADPGKYKPPGELEAWLAYDPLTVYRGRLERLGVATEDIEPIDREVAAAVDTATEAAKAGPLPDPGSAFTDVYADGGHSWRN
- a CDS encoding pyruvate dehydrogenase complex E1 component subunit beta, which encodes MAQLSYREAVARGIAQEMARDERVVLIGEDVAGAGGVFKTTGGLLDRFGPRRVIDTPIAEQAILGAAMGAAMTGLRPVAEIMFSDFFAVCWDLVVNEMAKTRYMTDGQVTLPLVVKSGNGGGLRFGAQHSQSIENWAMAVPGLKVVTPSTPEDVVGLMAAAVRSDDPVLFFEHKGLYSSKADVPEGEIVDELGTAKVRRPGRDATVLALGLMVPRALAAAEALAARGIDVEVVDVRSLVPLDTATILASVGRTGRLFTVEENPRLLGWGAEIVSIVGEEAFWDLDGPIVRITTPHVPLPSADSLEDLVLPSAERIEQEIAKALGE
- a CDS encoding NAD-dependent succinate-semialdehyde dehydrogenase — protein: MSTATVHDVITSEDEARALGLAADGLWIAGEVVAARSGATMPVDDPATGRPLADVADADEQDATTALDHAVEVADTWARTPPRERGEILRRAYELVTQRADDLALLMTLEMGKPLAEARGEVAYSAEFLRWFSEEAVRVAGRWSTSPDGATRLLTMKRPVGPTLMVTPWNFPLAMGARKIGPAVAAGCTMVVKPASQTPLSMYALARLLQEAGLPDGVLNVVTTRRSGAVVGSLLKDRRLRKLTFTGSTEVGRVLVEQSARNLLRVSMELGGNAPFLVMADADLDAAVDGAMVAKMRTMGEACTAANRFLVHASVAEDFASRLAHRMSRLRVGRGTDPGVQVGPLIDGRSRDDVDALVQDARDTGADVLTGGEPLPGAGSFYAPTVLSGVAPGTRLLEEEIFGPVAPVVPFDTVEDALETANGTDYGLVAYAYTRDLSLALRLSEELDTGMVGINQGLVSNPAAPFGGVKHSGFGREGGPEGIEEYLETRYVGIKP
- a CDS encoding PepSY domain-containing protein, with the translated sequence MRRRTTWIIGGVAALAVAGASTGVAVAVSDDDGTEQPITGDALEQASEAALEHTGGGEVTDTEVGDEEGYYEVEVTLPDGGEVDVHLDEDFTVIGDEPEDEPDDD
- a CDS encoding ATP-binding protein; amino-acid sequence: MLRWWTRVAGVRVRTTAAAVLVVGLAMTVGGVALVLALRTTLLDGARSTAEVRAASVAASLAAGADPVQAVTPQREGDDLVVQVVDRSGRVVAASPLGRSLPALRPAGAEGAAVVDDLPGGGELDDELLVVAVPATADGSAATVLVGREVDDILASTRLVTVLLAAGGPLLVVVVGATTWVLVGRALAPVTAIRREADAIGDDRLQRRVPVPATTDEVARLATTVNRMLDRLQAGRQRQQRFVADAAHELRSPVASLRQHAEVAHTYPGRTSAEELGRDVAEEARRLQRLVDDLLLLARADESAAGTSLAVVDLDDVVLAEAARARASSGVVFDVSEVSAGRVQGDEDALRRVVGNLLDNAVRNTGTTVRPALREESDEVVLVVDDDGPGVPAGDRERVFERFVRLDAGRGRAAGGTGLGLAIVRQVVTSHGGSVRLGTSPLGGARVEVRLPAVVEP
- a CDS encoding response regulator transcription factor; the protein is MRLLVVEDEPHLADGLREGLEAEGFAVDVAADGSEGLRLGLAGEHAAIVLDLMLPRLDGYRVCSALRAAGLDTPVLVLTAREGERDEVTALETGADDFLTKPFSHAVLVARLRALLRRRTSDEPDELAVGDLRMDPAARTVWRGGTEVRLTAREHAVLEHLMRRAGRVVTKRELLDEVWDPYVEIDPNIVEVYLRRLRNKVDRPFGRSSLQTLRGAGYRLSADGTDGTDGA